From Paenibacillus sp. PK3_47, the proteins below share one genomic window:
- a CDS encoding iron ABC transporter permease has protein sequence MISTRYGFMTVTLVLLIITLLSAGAAVSFGQVEIPVSQSYRILLHHLTGIQISDAQELASGSFSDIIWKIRFPRVLMAMFIGAGLTLCGTIMQAAVQNPLADPYILGISSGGSLGATFAILIGFGSMSLLGQTGVAFWAFAGAVGASLLVLMLASAGGKMTSVKLVLAGMVINALCTAFANFIVYFANNAEGIKTVTFWTMGSLAASSWDKLPLVAIAVLAAILFFLMQFRVLNAMMLGDEAAVTLGIQLGAYRRGYMIITALITGIMVASCGMIGFVGLIIPHLVRGLVGSDHRRLLPASILFGAIFMIWTDVIARTLVPNVELPIGIITALIGAPMFMYMLVKKGYAFGGKS, from the coding sequence ATGATCAGCACCCGGTACGGATTTATGACGGTCACTCTGGTGCTGCTGATTATTACCCTTTTATCGGCTGGCGCGGCGGTTTCTTTTGGACAAGTGGAAATCCCTGTATCACAGTCTTACCGGATTCTGCTGCATCATCTCACAGGTATTCAAATCAGTGATGCCCAGGAGCTGGCTTCCGGTTCTTTCTCGGATATCATCTGGAAGATCCGTTTTCCGCGTGTACTGATGGCGATGTTCATCGGTGCCGGACTTACGCTGTGCGGTACCATCATGCAGGCTGCTGTACAGAACCCATTAGCTGATCCATACATACTCGGTATTTCTTCCGGCGGTTCTCTCGGCGCAACCTTTGCCATTCTCATCGGCTTCGGCTCCATGAGTCTGCTCGGCCAGACTGGCGTGGCTTTCTGGGCTTTTGCCGGGGCCGTCGGGGCTTCACTTCTCGTACTTATGCTGGCAAGCGCCGGCGGCAAAATGACCTCTGTCAAGCTCGTGTTAGCCGGGATGGTCATTAACGCGTTATGTACTGCTTTTGCCAATTTTATCGTCTATTTTGCAAATAATGCCGAAGGCATCAAAACCGTTACCTTCTGGACCATGGGCAGTCTGGCCGCATCAAGCTGGGACAAACTTCCTCTGGTTGCCATTGCAGTACTGGCTGCGATCCTCTTTTTCTTGATGCAGTTCCGTGTACTGAACGCCATGATGCTTGGTGATGAAGCAGCCGTCACGCTCGGTATTCAGCTCGGTGCATACCGGAGAGGATACATGATCATCACCGCGCTGATTACCGGCATTATGGTCGCAAGCTGCGGAATGATCGGATTTGTCGGGCTGATCATCCCCCATCTGGTCCGCGGGCTGGTAGGCTCTGACCACCGCCGACTGCTGCCGGCATCCATTCTGTTCGGCGCGATCTTTATGATCTGGACCGATGTCATCGCCCGGACCCTTGTGCCGAATGTAGAATTACCGATCGGCATCATTACCGCTTTAATCGGCGCACCGATGTTCATGTACATGCTGGTCAAAAAAGGCTACGCTTTTGGAGGGAAATCTTAA
- a CDS encoding ABC transporter substrate-binding protein: MRVQLKRFVPLLAVLMLAVMISACSSNTQNENTAASPSEPANSSSTNTSAEATTAPSTKTVYPLTIENYTNNGEGTEWKTKSQTFDKAPEKVVANTQGAAELLIKLGLTDKMVGVAALYGAGDPAVQEEFKKIPVISENYASKELVVGASPDLVLGRAGLYADADWGVGTVEGLNELGIKTFVQSTSIEGATLDSLYKDIEQIGQIFDVQETAAAYIEELKQRAEALKSTADGVKTFAYVSDGGNGAIAVYSGNIDTFAGDVLGLLGLKNSFGTVTGDVSKEQLIAENPDVMLMSVYTGGLDPQETLKAFYADPSLQSLTAIKNKAIYLIDFNQFWGYSYSIFDGAEKLAAELAAP, encoded by the coding sequence ATGAGAGTTCAATTGAAGAGATTTGTACCGCTGCTGGCGGTGCTGATGTTGGCAGTCATGATATCCGCGTGTTCGTCAAACACGCAGAATGAGAACACAGCAGCAAGTCCATCGGAGCCTGCAAACAGCAGCAGCACTAATACAAGTGCAGAAGCAACTACTGCTCCAAGCACGAAGACGGTATACCCGCTTACGATAGAGAATTACACGAACAATGGGGAAGGTACAGAGTGGAAGACCAAATCCCAGACGTTTGACAAGGCACCCGAAAAAGTGGTAGCCAACACACAAGGTGCTGCTGAGCTCCTGATCAAGCTGGGCCTGACTGATAAAATGGTAGGCGTTGCAGCCTTATACGGTGCCGGTGACCCGGCAGTTCAAGAGGAATTCAAGAAAATTCCCGTAATTTCGGAGAATTATGCCAGCAAAGAGCTGGTCGTCGGCGCAAGCCCGGATCTGGTCCTTGGGCGGGCAGGATTGTATGCTGATGCAGATTGGGGTGTCGGAACCGTGGAAGGCCTCAATGAGCTGGGAATCAAGACGTTCGTACAGAGCACCAGTATTGAGGGCGCTACACTGGACAGCTTGTACAAGGATATTGAGCAGATTGGCCAGATCTTTGATGTGCAGGAGACAGCGGCAGCTTATATTGAGGAACTGAAACAGCGCGCAGAGGCGCTTAAGAGCACTGCCGATGGTGTAAAGACCTTTGCCTATGTATCCGACGGAGGCAACGGGGCCATTGCGGTCTATAGCGGCAATATCGATACCTTTGCCGGTGATGTGCTTGGCCTGCTCGGTCTGAAGAACAGCTTCGGCACCGTTACAGGCGATGTCAGCAAGGAACAGCTGATTGCCGAGAATCCTGATGTCATGCTGATGTCGGTATACACAGGCGGACTGGATCCGCAGGAGACACTTAAGGCGTTCTACGCAGACCCGTCGCTGCAAAGCCTGACAGCTATTAAGAACAAAGCGATTTATTTAATCGATTTCAACCAGTTCTGGGGCTACAGCTACTCCATTTTTGACGGAGCGGAAAAACTGGCTGCTGAGCTTGCGGCTCCATAA
- a CDS encoding VOC family protein, whose product MNWITLRVRDLEASLHFYHQILGLPVERKFESRGRQIVMLGTAGQPKIELIQGSDPALTPESGVSIGFEVASVEESIAYLQTNGISVARGPVAPNPHLQFFYILDPDGFEVQLAEHR is encoded by the coding sequence ATGAACTGGATTACGCTCAGGGTGCGCGATCTGGAGGCATCCCTTCATTTTTACCATCAGATCCTGGGGCTTCCAGTCGAACGCAAATTTGAGAGCAGAGGCAGACAGATTGTAATGCTAGGTACGGCGGGCCAGCCCAAAATCGAGCTGATTCAAGGGTCTGATCCGGCACTTACGCCGGAAAGCGGTGTGTCTATCGGGTTCGAAGTAGCGTCGGTAGAGGAGTCTATTGCGTATTTGCAAACTAACGGCATTTCGGTAGCCCGCGGACCTGTTGCGCCCAACCCTCATCTGCAGTTCTTCTATATTCTGGACCCTGACGGGTTTGAAGTGCAGCTTGCAGAGCACCGGTAG
- a CDS encoding DUF4180 domain-containing protein, with the protein MNISKLEVNGVSVAVVNSSETVIIDVQSALDFMATVRYETGCDRIVMDKSLLSESFFDLKTRLAGEILQKFVNYYVKAAVVGDFSVYSNKSLKDFIYECNNGKDFFFLSDEQQALDKLSRV; encoded by the coding sequence GTGAACATATCAAAGCTGGAAGTGAATGGGGTAAGTGTTGCAGTGGTGAACAGCAGTGAGACGGTTATAATTGATGTTCAGTCTGCGCTCGATTTCATGGCCACTGTACGGTATGAGACCGGCTGTGACCGCATCGTGATGGACAAGTCTCTGCTAAGCGAAAGCTTCTTCGATTTAAAAACACGGCTTGCGGGTGAAATACTCCAAAAGTTCGTTAATTACTATGTGAAGGCTGCTGTAGTGGGTGACTTTTCAGTGTATTCCAACAAAAGCCTGAAGGATTTTATCTACGAGTGCAATAACGGGAAGGACTTCTTTTTCCTGTCGGATGAACAGCAGGCGCTGGATAAGCTGAGCAGGGTCTGA